The DNA segment ATGAAGGAATCCACAATCAGTACATTTGTGAGTCAGGAATTTTCCTTGCTTTGCATATTCAATAACTTGTTCTTCAATAGTCATTTTACACACTTTGGAATACATGAACAGCACAACTTGCACCAGTTGCACCAAAATTATGAGTTAAACCAATTTTTGCATCTTTAACAGTTCTAGCACCAGCTTTTCCAGTTAGTTGATCAAATACTTCTACAACTTGTCCAACACCTGTTGCTCCAATTGGATGTCCTTTTGATTTAAGACCACCTGAAGGATTAATTGAAATATCAGAATTTAATTTTGTTCTACCTTCACGAACTGCTTGAACGCCTTGTCCTTTATCAAAGAATCCCAAGTCTTCAGTGTCAACAACTTCTGCAATTGTAAAACAATCATGAACTTCTGCAAAGTCAATATCTTTTGCAGTGATTCCTGCCATTTTGTATGCATCTGCTGCTGCAATCTTTGTACTAGGAATTGTAGTCATATGTTCACGTCCTTGTAATGCTGCAGGTGAACCACCTCTACCAGAACCAATTACTTCTATGTAGTCACCACCATGTTCTTTTGCAAACTTTTCAGAACAAAGAATAACAGAACTTGCACCATCAGAGAACGGACAGCAATCATAAAGTTTTAGTGGACTTGCAACTACTGCAGATTTCATTACATCATCAACTGTAATTTTCTTTTGCATGTGAGCTTTTGGATTAAGAAAACCATTATCATGATTCTTTACTGCAACTGCTGCAAAGTCTTCTTCAGTTGCATCAAATTCTGTCAAGTAAGCTCTTGCCATAGATGCAAATAAACCTGGAAATGATGCACCAGCCTGACCCTCATAAAAAAAGTCAGAACAATATGCAAAGTAAGTTGTCGTCCATTCAGTTCCAGTGTGAGTTACTTTTTCAACACCAGTTACTACAAGACAATCATAAAATCCTGCTGCAACATTAGCATATGCTTCTCTAAAAGATACAGAGCCGCTTCCACATGCAGACTCTATTGTTAATGATGGTTTATCAGGAATTCCCAATCTACTCATTAAGACAGGACCAAGGTGAACTTGCTTGTCAGCAACTCCGAAAACGTTTGAAATGTAAGATGCTTGAATGTCTTTTGGGGAAATTCCTGCACTTTCTATGGCTGAAACTGATGCCTGAGTAGTAATATCTGCAATACTTTCACTTAATTTTCCATATTTGGTGCTACCAGCGCCAAGAACACAAACCTTTTCCACAAATGTCACTGACCCATTTCCCTATAAAAATTGTTTTAGTAAATTCATCATAGATAATGCAAAGGAAATCAAATCTCAAAATTGTTCAAGTCAAAAAACCGGTTATTAGACATATAGTCAAAACTACAAAGTCTAGAACCAGTATTTTCAAAAAAGAAATAATTCAGTATTTTGATAGTAACGGATTTCTCTCTTGGTCATCAAAAGAGAAAAAATACATTATTCTTGGAACAAATTCTCCAAAAAATGGATTGGTTCCATGTCCTGAATGCAAACTAGGGGAGTTGATGGTGATTAGATCTAAAGCAACAAGAAAGCGATTCATGGGTTGTTCAAACTTTTATGGAGGATGTAAAGCATCATCACCTTTATTACAAAAAGCAAGAATGAGGGCAACAAAAATGCCATGTGATGTGTGTAAATGGCCAATGATAATCTTTCGTTACTCACGAAATCAAAAATGGACTAAACAATGTGGTAACTTTAATTGTGAAAGCCGGAAAACTAAGCTTTCAAAGTAGGATAGACATCTGTTCTTCTGTTTTTAAGTAATGGTAAAAGTTTTCGTGTCTGTTTTACTTTATTTAAATCAATATTTACAAAACCTATTCCTTGCTTCTTTTTCATATCAAGTAAAATTTTTCCATAAGGATCAACTACTAGACTACGACCACAGTAAATATTTCCAACTTGATCTGGAGCAATAACATAACATCCATTCTCAATTGCACGTGTTTTGTTTAATGTAATCCAGTGTTCTTCTTTCATGTATCCTTTAACCCAGGCAGAAGGTGCAACTAAAACTTCAGAGCCTGCAGATGCAAGTGATCTGGACATCTCTGGAAATCTTAAATCATAGCAGATCATCATGCCTGTTTTTCCAATAGATGTATTGGTTGGTTTTGTAATTTTTGAGCCTGATATCATTTTATCAGACTCCCTAAATCCTAATGCATCATAGAGGTGAATTTTTCTATAGGTAGAGATAACTTTGCCTGTTTTGTCAATTATAAATGCAGTATCATAAACTCTATCTTTCTTTCTGCTCTTCTCATAAAATGATCCTATAACTTGAATTTTATTTTCTTTTGCAGCCTTTGCAATAGTTGAAACAAAATTTCCATTAATCATTTCAGCTAGACTTGCTAGTTGTTTTGCATTTTGAGATGAATTTGTGTAAAACATCATAAATTCTGGTAGTGCACATAGTGTTGCGTTTTTTGATGCAGCTCTTGAAATATATGAAAGAATTTTTTTAAGATTAACTTCTTTGTTAGTTGATGCTTTGAATTGAATTACTGCAACTTTCATGACATTAGTAAATCATATCGCAATAAAAGGATAAACTTGTGGTACAAATCAGAAATGTACCATTTTCTTATTATGTAAATTCATTCTATACAATACAACTGATCATAGTGTGTATGTCATCCCTTGACTGGAGAGATATTTTCCAGTCAAATATTTTTAAAAATAA comes from the Candidatus Nitrosopumilus sediminis genome and includes:
- a CDS encoding DNA topoisomerase; the encoded protein is MQRKSNLKIVQVKKPVIRHIVKTTKSRTSIFKKEIIQYFDSNGFLSWSSKEKKYIILGTNSPKNGLVPCPECKLGELMVIRSKATRKRFMGCSNFYGGCKASSPLLQKARMRATKMPCDVCKWPMIIFRYSRNQKWTKQCGNFNCESRKTKLSK
- a CDS encoding carbon-nitrogen hydrolase family protein, which translates into the protein MKVAVIQFKASTNKEVNLKKILSYISRAASKNATLCALPEFMMFYTNSSQNAKQLASLAEMINGNFVSTIAKAAKENKIQVIGSFYEKSRKKDRVYDTAFIIDKTGKVISTYRKIHLYDALGFRESDKMISGSKITKPTNTSIGKTGMMICYDLRFPEMSRSLASAGSEVLVAPSAWVKGYMKEEHWITLNKTRAIENGCYVIAPDQVGNIYCGRSLVVDPYGKILLDMKKKQGIGFVNIDLNKVKQTRKLLPLLKNRRTDVYPTLKA
- a CDS encoding thiolase domain-containing protein encodes the protein MTFVEKVCVLGAGSTKYGKLSESIADITTQASVSAIESAGISPKDIQASYISNVFGVADKQVHLGPVLMSRLGIPDKPSLTIESACGSGSVSFREAYANVAAGFYDCLVVTGVEKVTHTGTEWTTTYFAYCSDFFYEGQAGASFPGLFASMARAYLTEFDATEEDFAAVAVKNHDNGFLNPKAHMQKKITVDDVMKSAVVASPLKLYDCCPFSDGASSVILCSEKFAKEHGGDYIEVIGSGRGGSPAALQGREHMTTIPSTKIAAADAYKMAGITAKDIDFAEVHDCFTIAEVVDTEDLGFFDKGQGVQAVREGRTKLNSDISINPSGGLKSKGHPIGATGVGQVVEVFDQLTGKAGARTVKDAKIGLTHNFGATGASCAVHVFQSV